From the Gramella sp. Hel_I_59 genome, one window contains:
- a CDS encoding DUF3997 domain-containing protein — MILKFVKFNLLLIILVAIFSCGGFGFTYEKQIDNNIYLIATDVMNQMSLSYKVSGNSYVGMIDETVFEIQYNERFIIAKQHPKNRNDQILKDLTYYYIIDLNKEIKASKKPSQLTKQEFFEQMNKNNISEPLVNVINFRELQ; from the coding sequence ATGATTTTAAAATTTGTCAAATTCAACTTACTCTTAATTATTCTTGTTGCAATTTTTTCATGTGGAGGATTTGGCTTCACATATGAGAAACAAATTGATAATAATATTTATTTAATTGCTACAGACGTGATGAACCAGATGAGTTTAAGTTATAAAGTCTCTGGGAATAGTTACGTTGGAATGATTGATGAAACTGTATTTGAAATTCAATACAATGAACGTTTCATAATAGCAAAGCAACATCCTAAAAATAGAAACGATCAAATATTAAAAGATCTGACCTATTATTATATAATTGATTTGAATAAAGAAATAAAAGCTTCTAAAAAACCAAGTCAATTAACTAAGCAAGAATTTTTTGAGCAAATGAATAAAAATAATATTTCAGAACCTTTGGTTAATGTGATAAATTTTAGAGAGTTACAATAA